In Hypanus sabinus isolate sHypSab1 chromosome 30, sHypSab1.hap1, whole genome shotgun sequence, one DNA window encodes the following:
- the LOC132383608 gene encoding gastrula zinc finger protein XlCGF26.1-like yields the protein MSFTCSDCGKGFTLSSHRATHQRVHTEQTPSTCSICGKQFTQLCNQKAHQSDHTGKRPFICSDCGKAFTRSSYLQTHQRVHTGERPFTCSDCGKGFTRSSHLQTHQRVHTGERPFTCLDCGKGFTRSSDLLAHQSIHTGEKPFTCSDCGKAFTRLFHLQTHQRIHTGERPFTCSDCGKGFTRSSQLKEHKQIHTGERPFTCSDCGKGFPRSFQLKVHQRVHTGERPFICSDCGKGFTQSSQLKVHQRIHTGERPFICSDCGKGFTRSSHLQTHQSIHTGEMPFVCSDCGKRFPRSFQLKVHQRVHTGERPFICLDCGKGFTQSSQLKVHQRIHTGERPFICSDCGKGFTRSSHLLVHQSVHIGERPFTCSDCGKAFTRLSHLQTHQQVHTGERPFTCSECGKGFTRSSDLLAHQLVHTGERPFTCPDCGKAFTRSFHLQTHQRVHTGERPFICSDCGKAFTQSSQLKEHKQVHTGERPFTCSDCGKGFTRSSHLLAHQSVHTGERPYTCSDCGKGFPQSSHLRAHQSVHTGMRPFTCLDCGRRFSQSSQLKLHQRVHTGERPFICSECGKGFTRSSHLLAHQSVHTGEKPYTCTVCGKGFTQSFQLKVHQRVHTGERPFTCSECGKGFTRSSHLMTHYQVHTGEKV from the coding sequence atgtcgttcacctgctcagactgtgggaagggatttactctgTCATCCCACCGAGcaacacaccagcgagttcacactgagcaGACTCCATCAACCTGTTCCATATGTGGGAAGCAATTCACTCAGTTATGCAACCAAAAAGCACACCAATCAGATCACACTGGGAAGAGACCTTTcatctgttcagactgtgggaaggcattcactcggtcatcctacctgcagacacaccagcgagttcacactggggagaggccattcacctgctcagactgtgggaagggattcactcggtcatcccacctgcagacacaccagcgagttcacactggggagaggccgttcacttgcttagactgtgggaagggattcactcggtcatctgacctattGGCACATCAgtcaattcacactggggagaagccattcacctgctcagactgtgggaaggcattcactcgGTTATTTCACCTGCAGACGCACcagagaattcacactggggagaggccattcacctgctcagactgtgggaagggattcactcggtcttcTCAACTCAAGGAACATAaacaaattcacactggggagaggccgttcacctgctcagactgtggcaaGGGATTTcctcggtcatttcaactgaaggtacaccagcgagttcacactggggagaggccattcatctgctcagattgtgggaagggattcactcaatcatctcaactgaaggtacatcagcgaattcacactggggagaggccattcatctgctcagactgtgggaagggattcactcggtcatcccacttACAGACACACCAgtcaattcacactggggagatgccaTTCGTCTGTTCAGATTGTGGGAAGAGGTTTcctcggtcatttcaactgaaagtacaccagcgagttcacactggagagaggccattcatctgcttagactgtgggaagggattcactcagtcatctcaactgaaggtacatcaacgaattcacactggggagaggccgttcatctgctcagactgtgggaagggattcactcggtcatctcatctattggtacaccagtcagttcacattggggagaggccgttcacctgctcagactgtgggaaggcattcactcggttatcccacctacagacacaccagcaagttcacactggggagaggccattcacctgctcagaatgtgggaagggattcactcggtcttctgacctactggcacaccagttagttcacactggggagaggccgttcacctgcccagactgtgggaaggcattcactcgTTCATTCCACCTgcagacacaccagcgagttcacactggggagaggcctttcatctgctcagactgtgggaaggcattcactcagtcatctcagctGAAGGAACataagcaagttcacactggggaaaggccattcacctgctcagactgcggcaagggattcactcggtcatctcacctactggcacaccagtcagttcacactggggagaggccgtacacctgctcagactgtgggaagggatttcctcagtcatctcacctacgggcacaccagtcagttcacactggaatGAGGCCATTTACTTGCTTAGATTGTGGGaggagattcagtcagtcatctcaactgaagctgcatcagcgagttcacactggagagaggccgttcatctgctctgagtgtgggaaaggattcactcggtcatctcacctattggcacaccagtcagttcacactggggagaaaccatacacctgcacagtctgtgggaagggattcactcagtcatttcagctgaaggtacatcagcgagttcacactggggagaggccattcacctgctctgaatgtggaaagggattcactcggtcttcCCACCTTATGACACACtaccaagttcacactggggaaaaggtTTAA